Genomic segment of Microbacterium sp. M28:
GCAGGGACAGGACGAGATGCATGCCGGCAGCGATCCCGGTGACCTCGAGGCCGCCGAGGGTGCGGCGCAGGTCCTCCAGCTCCCGGTCGAGCGCGTCGAGGAGTCGACCCCGTCGATGTCGGAACCGCATACGGGAGCGGCGCAGGTGCCGCTCCAGGTCGCCGTGGGTGACGAAGTGCGCGAGCGCCGCCTGATCGATGAGCGACGGGATGCCCGTGGCCGTCGTCAGTTCGAAACCCGGTGGCAGCACCATCCAACCGAGCCCGATGCCGGGGGCGACGGACTTCGACAGCGAACCGATCAGGACGACACGATCCGGGGCGAGGCGCTGAAGCGCGGCGACGGGGCGGCGGTCGTAGCGGAACTCGGCGTCGTAGTCGTCCTCGATGAGGACGGCATCAGCACAACGCGCCCAGGACACGATCTGCTCGCGTCGCTGCGGAGACAGAGCAGCGCCGAGCGGGAACTGGTGGGCCGGCGTCAGCAGGGCTGCACGTGCTCCCGTCGCGCTCGCCGCCGCTTCGAGCGCCGTGGCGTCGATGCCGTCCGCGTCGACCGGCACACTGACGACCGTCAGCCCGCTCTCCTCCGCGACGTCGCGCAGTCGCGGCCAACTGGGGTCCTCGACGAGCAGATGACGATGCCCGCGGCGGTGCAGCTCGCGCGCCAGCTGTCGCATGCCGTCCGTGGCCCCGTGCGTGATCACGACGTCGCCCGCGCTCGCGGCCACCCGCCGCGAGCGCGCGAGATAGGTGACGAGCGTCTCCCGCGCGGCGTCGTGACCGCGACCGTGGTCCGCGGCGAAGGCCTGGTCGGGAAGCTCGGTCAGTGCGGCCCGCAGCGCCGCAGCCCACCGGGCGCGGGGGATGCCGCGAAGATCGGGCAGTCCCGGCCGCAGATCGAAACGCGGTGGCGTGGTCACGGCCGGCGTCGACCGCGGGCCACGGCCCGGGGTATGTGTCGGCGCCGTGACGGCGACGGTCGTCGCGGATCCGGTCCTCGCGTCGAGAACGCCCTCGGCGACCAACTGGCCGTAGACCTCGGTGACGACCCACCGCGAGACGCCGAGCGTCTCCGCGAGCGCGCGACTCGGCGGCAGTGCGGACCCGAGCGGCAACGTCCCGTCGTCGATCGCCCGCCGCAGCGCCGTCTCCAGCCGGTCCCGCAAGGTCGCGCGCGGGCCGGGAACGGCGGCGAGTTCGAGCAGCGTCTCCCACGCGAGTATTGGTCTGGTGTTCTGCATCGTGATTGGAGTGTACAACCGGACCGGATGATCCCTAGCGTGAAGTCACGCACACGAAAGGACCACCGATGCAGTACCGCACCCTCTCCGATGGAACCACCTCCTTCGAGGTCTCCACCCTGTGCCTCGGCGCGATGAACTTCGGCACGCGCACCGATCCGGCCACGTCGCGCGCGATCCTCGACCGCTTCGTCGAGGCCGGCGGCACGTTCATCGACACCGCGAACAACTACAGCGTCTGGTCCGGGGGCACCGGTCGCGACAGCGAGGATCTCCTCGGCGCGTGGCTGCGCGAACGGCGGGGCCGCGACTCCGTCCGCATCGCGACGAAGGTCGGAGCCGCACAGAAGGACCAGATGAAGCCGCTGTCGACCACGCCGCCGACGAACTACGAGGGGCTGTCCGCGGAGGTCATCCGCCGACAGGCTCCGGAGAGCGCCCGGCACCTCGGCGTCTCGCACATCGACGTCCTGTACGGACACGTCGACGACCGCGACGTCGACATCGCCGAGACGGTCGGCGCGTTCGGCGCGTTGCAGCAGGAGGGTCTGATCGGCATCTCCGGCATCTCGAACGTCGCCACGTGGCGCGTCGTCGAGGCGAGAGAGGAGGCGCGTCGTCAAGGAATCGCGCCGTACGGCGCGGTCCAGCAGCAGCACAGCTACCTGCAGCCGGCACCGCGATTCGGACGCAACAACTTCGTCACCCCTGGTCTGCTCGACTACGCGGCCTCGACGGGGACGCCCGAGCGGCCGCTGCTCGCCGTCACGGTGTATTCGCCGTTGCATCAGGGCGCGATCGCCCGCACGGACAAGCCGTTGTGGGGCGGTGTGGACCACCCCACGAGTCACGCCCGTCGAGCGCTGCTGCACGAAGTCGCCGCCGACATCGGGGCGACGGCGAACCAGGTCGCACTCGCCTGGCTGCTGGGAGGGGACGTCCCGGTGATCCCGGTGATCGGGGCGTCGAGCGTCGCTCAGCTGGATGAGGCGCTGGGGGCGGCGGATCTCGTACTCGACCCCGAGATCCGCGCACGATTGGATGCCGAGCCCGGTGAAGCGCGATGACCGCACTCATACGGGGGTCGAGGTCAGAACGCCGACGAGGAAGAACACCGCGGACATCAGCATGAGCGCCTGCGGGTACAGGAAGCACGCGGCACAGAGACAGGCCGCGACGATTCCGAACGTCAGGGGCGCGGTGCGCACGGACGCGCCGGCGGCGTCGCGCTTCGGCATCCGGATGAGCAGGGCCAGCGCCGCGATGGGCAGCAGGGGCAGGGAGGCGAGCGAGTCGATGAGCGCGGCCTCCGCCGGGGAGAGCCCCAACGTGCCCATGCTGAGGAAGATGGCCGGCTGCGCGATGAACATCGCGAGGATGCCGAGCGACATCACGATCGTCGCGATGCTGAGGACGAGGGAGGCGATCCGACGGCCGTGGATCGCCTCCTTGTAGGTGCTGGCGATGCTGGACATGGTGGGGAGCGTACGCCGATGCGGCCGGGGCGCGGGGGGACTTTCCACAGGTGGGGTTGCGAGCGGGCGCACTGCGGGGCCCTTTCCGACTCCGAGTCGCAAAGGGCCCCGCGAATCCCGTGGTCAGTCGGTCTCGACGAGGTACCTGCTGTACGCGCCGAGCGTCAGGAATGCGGGGAATTCCGTGCCGAGTGCGACCTCGCGGAACACGTCGGCCGCGTCGGCGAAGCGGTCGCCGTCGCGGCGGTCGGTCTCGGCCAGCACCTCGGAGATGATCGTCTCGACGTACTCCACCGTGATGGGCGTTCCGTCCTCCGTGGCGCGGTCCTGGTGGATCCACTGCCACACCTGCGAACGGGAGATCTCGGCCGTCGCGGCATCCTCCATCAGGTTGTCGATCGCGACGGCGCCGAGCCCGCGCAACCACGCCTCGATGTAGCGGATCGCCACGGAGACGTTGTCGTGCACCCCCTGCGCGGTGATCGGTCGCCCGATGTGCAGGTCGAGCAGATCCTCCGGCCGCACGTGGACGTCCGGACGCTGCCGGTCGACCTGGTTCGGGCGGGCGCCGAGCACGGCGTCGAACTCGGCCTGCGCCGTCGGGATCAGGTCCGGGTGCGCCACCCAGGTCCCGTCGAATCCGTCGCCGGCCTCGCGCCGCTTGTCGGCGGACACCTTCTCGATCGCCCGCGCGGTGACCTCGGGGTCGCGGCGGTTGGGAATGAACGCGCTCATGCCGCCGATCGCGAAGGCGCCGCGCTTGTGGCATGTCTGCACGAGCAGATCGGTGTACGCCCGCATGAACGGCACGGTCATGGTGACCTCGCTGCGGTCGGGGAGGACGAACCGGGCCCCGCGCCCGCGGTAGTTCTTGATGATCGAGAAGATGTAGTCCCAGCGCCCGGCGTTGAGGCCTGCGCAGTGGTCGCGCAGCTCGAACAGGATCTCGTCCATCTCGAATGCCGCCGGCAGCGTCTCGATCAGCACCGTGGCCCTGATCGTGCCGTGCGCGAGTCCCGCGTACTCCTCGCTGAAGGTGAAGATGTCGTCCCAGAGCTTCGCCTCCTCGCTGGATTCCAGCTTGGCGATGTAGAAGTACGGCCCGCGCCCCGCATCGATCAGCGCCTGCGCGTTGTGCAGGAAGTAGAGGCCGAAATCGACCAGCGAGCCGGATGCCGCCATCGAGCGACCCGAGCGGTCGATGAACGTCAGATGCTTCTCGGTGAGGTGCCAGCCCCGCGGACGCATGACGATCGTCGGCGTGTGCTCAGCGGTGACGCGGTACTCCTTGCCCTCCGGGCTCGTGTACGAGAGTTCGCCGCGGATCGCGTCGCGCAGCGACAACTGCCCGCCGATGACGTTCGCCCAGGTGGGGCTCGTGGCGTCCTCCTGGTCGGCGAGCCAGACCCGCGCGCCGGAGTTGAGAGCGTTGATCGTCATCTTCGGATCGGTCGGACCCGTGATCTCGACCCGGCGGTCCTCGAGCCCCGGTCCGGCACCGGCGACCTGCCACTCGGCATCCTCCCGGATGTGGGCGGTGTCGTCGCGGAACCGAGGGTCGTGGCCGTTGCCGATCTCGAAGCGGCGCCGCATCCGATCGGCGAGCCGGTCGTGACGGCGGTGGGCGAAGCGGTGGTGCAGCTCGGTGAGGAAAGCTGTGGCATCCGGCGTGAGGATCTCGTCGTAACGGTCGCGCATCGGGCCCGTGATCTGGATCGCCGGCCCCAGCAGGGTCTCGGTCGGTGCGGTCGGGGGAGCAGTGGGAATGGTCATGATCTGTGTCCTTTTCGTCGTCGAGCCGGGTGGCGTGTCCGGGTTGGTGCGGGTTCATGCGGTTGAGACCCGCATCAACCCG
This window contains:
- a CDS encoding PLP-dependent aminotransferase family protein; the protein is MQNTRPILAWETLLELAAVPGPRATLRDRLETALRRAIDDGTLPLGSALPPSRALAETLGVSRWVVTEVYGQLVAEGVLDARTGSATTVAVTAPTHTPGRGPRSTPAVTTPPRFDLRPGLPDLRGIPRARWAAALRAALTELPDQAFAADHGRGHDAARETLVTYLARSRRVAASAGDVVITHGATDGMRQLARELHRRGHRHLLVEDPSWPRLRDVAEESGLTVVSVPVDADGIDATALEAAASATGARAALLTPAHQFPLGAALSPQRREQIVSWARCADAVLIEDDYDAEFRYDRRPVAALQRLAPDRVVLIGSLSKSVAPGIGLGWMVLPPGFELTTATGIPSLIDQAALAHFVTHGDLERHLRRSRMRFRHRRGRLLDALDRELEDLRRTLGGLEVTGIAAGMHLVLSLPPGMDAADVTGRASAHSLALVPLRRYVLERPRPEALVLGYGDLDDALVDEAAALLAGVLRAAAAA
- a CDS encoding aldo/keto reductase — translated: MQYRTLSDGTTSFEVSTLCLGAMNFGTRTDPATSRAILDRFVEAGGTFIDTANNYSVWSGGTGRDSEDLLGAWLRERRGRDSVRIATKVGAAQKDQMKPLSTTPPTNYEGLSAEVIRRQAPESARHLGVSHIDVLYGHVDDRDVDIAETVGAFGALQQEGLIGISGISNVATWRVVEAREEARRQGIAPYGAVQQQHSYLQPAPRFGRNNFVTPGLLDYAASTGTPERPLLAVTVYSPLHQGAIARTDKPLWGGVDHPTSHARRALLHEVAADIGATANQVALAWLLGGDVPVIPVIGASSVAQLDEALGAADLVLDPEIRARLDAEPGEAR
- the aceB gene encoding malate synthase A; this translates as MTIPTAPPTAPTETLLGPAIQITGPMRDRYDEILTPDATAFLTELHHRFAHRRHDRLADRMRRRFEIGNGHDPRFRDDTAHIREDAEWQVAGAGPGLEDRRVEITGPTDPKMTINALNSGARVWLADQEDATSPTWANVIGGQLSLRDAIRGELSYTSPEGKEYRVTAEHTPTIVMRPRGWHLTEKHLTFIDRSGRSMAASGSLVDFGLYFLHNAQALIDAGRGPYFYIAKLESSEEAKLWDDIFTFSEEYAGLAHGTIRATVLIETLPAAFEMDEILFELRDHCAGLNAGRWDYIFSIIKNYRGRGARFVLPDRSEVTMTVPFMRAYTDLLVQTCHKRGAFAIGGMSAFIPNRRDPEVTARAIEKVSADKRREAGDGFDGTWVAHPDLIPTAQAEFDAVLGARPNQVDRQRPDVHVRPEDLLDLHIGRPITAQGVHDNVSVAIRYIEAWLRGLGAVAIDNLMEDAATAEISRSQVWQWIHQDRATEDGTPITVEYVETIISEVLAETDRRDGDRFADAADVFREVALGTEFPAFLTLGAYSRYLVETD